In one window of Bemisia tabaci chromosome 4, PGI_BMITA_v3 DNA:
- the LOC140224419 gene encoding rutC family protein jhp_0879-like, translating into MAAILKEAGGDFSNVLKTTVFLKDLNDFATVNQIYAEHFKEPHPARSCFQVVKNPLDALVEIEAIARIE; encoded by the exons ATGGCTGCCATCTTAAAAGAGGCTGGCGGAGACTTTAGCAATG ttttaaaaacaACAGTTTTCCTTAAAGATCTAAATGATTTTGCCACCGTCAACCAAATCTATGCAGAAC ACTTCAAAGAACCGCATCCAGCTCGATCATGTTTCCAAGTAGTTAAAAACCCTCTC GACGCTTTGGTAGAAATTGAAGCAATTGCACGCATCGAATGA